The Crocosphaera sp. UHCC 0190 DNA segment ACCTACCAATAGCAGGAGTCAGAAGTCAGAAGTAAAACCCTATACCCTTAGTCTCTGAAGAAGATTGCAGTGTTCCTTCTAGTTTAAAAGACTTCACGTTTTTGAAGAAGGAAAATGTTGCACAATGTTAACCAATGCCAATAGACTTAACTTGTTGACTTTTAAGTTCTATACTGAGTGGTATTCGTTGTCAAGATTTTTTTAAGCATCTTAATTATTTAGCCCGATTTAACCCGCAATTGTTACATCAATTTAACGAAAGGGGCCCGAAAGTCCCAAAACATTGCAAAATGTAAAGAACAAGTTGCTCTGATCTATCCCTTGATAACTACCCGTGACTGAACAGTTAATTCAACCGAAAGATGCTATACAACGGCTAACCCTAATTTTCGTAGCCGTTATTGTTGTTGTTATTGTGGTCATGGTTGGTTCCTATCTCCATCAAATTTCTGATCCCTATATTAATCAAGTGTTATCTCTGACAGGAAATATCGAAAGAGGTCAGGCAATGTTTGAAATTAATTGTGCGGGATGTCATGGATTAAAAGCAGATGGCAGTGTGGGGCCGAGTTTACATCATGTTCAAAAGCATAAATCTAAACTCAGTCTGATTCGTCAAGTAACCAGCGGCCAAACCCCACCGATGCCACAATTTCAACCAAATCCCCAAGAAATGTCAGATTTATTGAGTTATTTAGAAACACTTTAAAATAGAAAGATGATTTAGACAAAAATAGGTAAAAATAATGGTTATTTCCTCGATAAACACCCAACCATTTTCACGAATTTTAGACCAGTTAAACAATTATAATCTTGAAAGTGATCAACTATTGATTTTAAGTGGTATCCCTTGGGAAATTTATGCTGATTTATTACAATATTTGGGAGATTCACCTTTATTTCGAGTTATTTATGATCAGGGAATTTTACAAATTATGTCCCCCAGTAGTCGTCATGAAATTGACAAAGAAAATATTGGAATCTTGTTAGAAACCTATTTATTAGAAATGGGAATTAGATTTTATTCTTTAGGTTCAACAACCTGGCGGAGTCATCATGTAAAAAAAGGAATTGAAGCCGATAAATCCTATTGTTTTGGTCAGAGAAAAGATTTGCCTGATTTAGCCATTGAAGTCGTTATTACTAGCGGGGGAATTAATACCCTAACAATTTATCAAGCCTTAGCAATTCCTGAAGTTTGGTTTTGGCAAAATAGACGGTTAAAAGTGCATTCTTTAGTCAATGGAACCTATACAGAATCTAATCAAAGTAAGTTATTACCTAACCTAGATTTAGACTTGTTAACCAGTTACATAGAATGGGATGAACCCTTTGATGCTGTCTTAGAATTTAAGAAAAAGATTAAAAAAATTGATTAATCCATCCCCACACTTTCTAACGCTAACTTCACGTTTTTTCTCACAGAATTAGCCGAAATATGTAATGATTCCCTTTCTTGTTCCGTCAGTTGAACCTCTAAAATCCGTTTCACCCCGCGACATCCCAAGAGACAAGGAACTCCAAGATAAATATCCTCCAACCCATATTCTCCCGTCAAATAAGCCGCCGTTGGTAATAAACGAGATTGATCTCGTAAAATAGTTTCCACCATCAAACAAGCAGAAGAAGCGGGCGCATAATAAGCCCCTCCCGTTTGTAATAATTTCACCACCTCAGCCCCACCATTGCGCGTCCTTTCCACCAAACGCTCAATAGTAGCTTGGTCCAACAATTCAGGAATAGGAACCCCGTTAACCGTACAGTAACGAGGTAAAGGTAACATCAAGTCCCCATGACCCCCCAAAACCAACGCCGTCACATTGGCCGTTGAGATACCCAATTCCATGGCAATAAAAGTCTGTAAGCGGGAAGAGTCCAAAACCCCGGCCATTCCCATCACCCGTTGGGGAGGCAGTCCCGTCGCCTTCCAAGCCAAATAGGTCATCACATCGAGGGGGTTGGTAATGATAATAAAAATGGCATCAGGAGAGTATTTAATCCCTTGCTGAGCCGCATTAACGACAATTTTGGCATTAATTGCCATTAGGTCATCCCGACTGATACCAGGGGTTCTGGCTCGCCCTGCGGTAATCACAACGACATCAGATCCTGCTGTCTCCTCATAATTATTCGTGCCAATAACTTTGCTATTATGGGACTCAATGCCTTGAGCCGCCATTAAATCCAGGGCAATGCCTTGGGGTAAGCCTTCAACAATATCCAGTAACACCACATCGGCTAGATCTTTTTCGGCAATGCGTTGGGCTAAGGTGCGTCCGACATTGCCCGCACCAATGACGGAAACACGAAAGGATTGACAAGGAAGCAGGGAGTCATGGGAGACAGTCATGATTATAGTAAATTGACGCTTATTCTAAAGGTTCTAGTTGGTCGATGCGTAGCCAAACACTGGGGGTAGGGACTGAAAACCTAACTAGGGCGTATTCGTCAGTCAGTTCAAGAATTTCTCCCTTGGTTTCAAACATATAGGGAGGAAAACGGGTATCACTGGCCTTGGCTTCCAGGCTATTATTTAGCTGTTCTCTTACAGCGCGAACTAATGCACCTTTTTTTATTTTAGCTGCCATGATGGTTCATTATGGGAATTTTCCTTACTAAGTTTCGATTGTACACGCAATCTCTAGACAAGGTTCCTTAAAAATTTGTAATTTTTTGAGTCAGATGCCTTCTTCCTCCTGCCTCTAAATCATTAAGTATTTTTGTTCTGATGCAAGATCTCAGTTAAAATGAGAAACGGACATTCTAACGAGACACTTGAGAATATACATGGATATTCGTGGGACAGATACCCCCTTATTAGACTGGAGTGGAGATGCACTCGCTCTTGGTTTATTTGAAAATGCCACAGAGATAACGGGAGAATTAAAGCAGTTAGACGAAAAACTGGGGAGAACTCTACAAGAATTAATTACAGAAGCAGAATTTGAAGGAAAATCTGGGACTAGCGCAGTCACTCGCGTTGGTGGTCAGAGTTCTGTCCGTAAAATCATTTTAGTCGGTTTAGGCAAAGCGGATGAGCTAAAATCAAACACCCTGCGCTTAGGGGCAGCAGCGATCGTCCGTTTAGCCAAAAAAGAGAAAGTCAAAACCCTAGCCATCAGTTTACCCTTGGTGAATGATGATGCAGCAACCACCACGGCTGCGATCGCCGAAGGG contains these protein-coding regions:
- a CDS encoding Uma2 family endonuclease, encoding MVISSINTQPFSRILDQLNNYNLESDQLLILSGIPWEIYADLLQYLGDSPLFRVIYDQGILQIMSPSSRHEIDKENIGILLETYLLEMGIRFYSLGSTTWRSHHVKKGIEADKSYCFGQRKDLPDLAIEVVITSGGINTLTIYQALAIPEVWFWQNRRLKVHSLVNGTYTESNQSKLLPNLDLDLLTSYIEWDEPFDAVLEFKKKIKKID
- a CDS encoding NAD(P)H-quinone oxidoreductase subunit O codes for the protein MAAKIKKGALVRAVREQLNNSLEAKASDTRFPPYMFETKGEILELTDEYALVRFSVPTPSVWLRIDQLEPLE
- a CDS encoding cytochrome c, whose amino-acid sequence is MTEQLIQPKDAIQRLTLIFVAVIVVVIVVMVGSYLHQISDPYINQVLSLTGNIERGQAMFEINCAGCHGLKADGSVGPSLHHVQKHKSKLSLIRQVTSGQTPPMPQFQPNPQEMSDLLSYLETL
- the mdh gene encoding malate dehydrogenase, with amino-acid sequence MTVSHDSLLPCQSFRVSVIGAGNVGRTLAQRIAEKDLADVVLLDIVEGLPQGIALDLMAAQGIESHNSKVIGTNNYEETAGSDVVVITAGRARTPGISRDDLMAINAKIVVNAAQQGIKYSPDAIFIIITNPLDVMTYLAWKATGLPPQRVMGMAGVLDSSRLQTFIAMELGISTANVTALVLGGHGDLMLPLPRYCTVNGVPIPELLDQATIERLVERTRNGGAEVVKLLQTGGAYYAPASSACLMVETILRDQSRLLPTAAYLTGEYGLEDIYLGVPCLLGCRGVKRILEVQLTEQERESLHISANSVRKNVKLALESVGMD